A window of Candidatus Aegiribacteria sp. contains these coding sequences:
- a CDS encoding NAD-dependent deacylase produces the protein MAELISLNLISEAAEMIIDAGLTVISTGAGMSRESGVRTFRGEDGFWKEHRAEDLASREGIRKNPELVWEWYGTRLKACEELEPHPGYHALAQIQNEKGTLPVVTQNVDGLLQKAGIRDVIELHGSLRTASCMNECGAPHVRMTEELFKDLPPRCSCGSILRPDVVLFGEQLPEQALKRAFRLAESCDLMLVIGTSMVVYPASSLPLIAMRKGAQVIEINPEETPLSSIGGTLSLRGAAGTILTEIVKAVFDG, from the coding sequence ATGGCGGAATTGATTTCCCTGAACCTTATATCGGAAGCTGCGGAAATGATAATCGATGCCGGGCTCACTGTTATTTCCACGGGAGCCGGAATGTCCAGGGAAAGCGGGGTCAGGACTTTCAGGGGAGAGGATGGCTTCTGGAAGGAACACAGAGCTGAGGATCTTGCCTCCCGCGAGGGTATCAGGAAAAATCCCGAACTGGTATGGGAGTGGTACGGAACAAGACTGAAAGCCTGCGAAGAGCTTGAGCCGCATCCCGGATATCATGCGCTTGCACAGATACAGAACGAGAAAGGTACTCTTCCGGTCGTAACGCAGAATGTTGACGGGCTCCTTCAGAAAGCCGGCATCAGGGATGTAATCGAACTTCATGGAAGTCTGAGAACGGCATCCTGCATGAACGAATGCGGTGCTCCCCATGTGAGAATGACCGAGGAACTCTTTAAGGATCTTCCACCCAGATGTTCGTGCGGGAGTATACTGAGGCCGGATGTTGTACTCTTCGGAGAACAGCTGCCAGAGCAGGCTCTGAAAAGGGCATTTCGACTTGCGGAGAGCTGTGATCTGATGCTGGTAATTGGTACTTCCATGGTTGTTTATCCGGCCAGTTCATTGCCGCTCATCGCTATGCGCAAAGGCGCACAAGTTATAGAGATCAATCCGGAGGAAACCCCTCTATCTTCAATTGGTGGAACTTTAAGCCTGCGCGGTGCCGCGGGCACTATTCTTACAGAAATAGTTAAGGCGGTATTCGACGGATGA